The DNA segment gCTTCCTCTGAAAATGGCATAACTACTTGCATATTGCagagaacaaaaacaaaatgtggaactatattatgaatattttgaatgtaATCAGGTGTAATTAGTTCAAGTGATGCAATTTAAATCACTATTTAGACACAGCATGAGTAAATAACATGTGTTTGCTAAGATTTAAATTCATATTTCTGTCAATGTAAGGAAGTAGATTGATAACCTGTTATACAACAACAGCAAAGCTTTGTCATCTGACCCATATTACATCAACCATTACATGTAAGAAGGATTGTATTAAATACAATTTAGAGTTTTACTGGACAAGGGCAATTGCATAACTCCTCATACAAAAGCAACATAGTTAAAAAGCATTCTTTTATAAAGATTTACTTATAAAGATCTACACAAGGCTAATCAATTTAAGCATATGGCATGGTAGAATATTCTGACTGAACCACATGTATTCCATCACTATAAAAATGTATAGCCTAGAATTTAACAGGTTCTGGTAAAAAATCATCTGGGAAAAAAACGAGATTCATCATCTAATGTTCAGTATCAGACAAACTTACAGTATCTGCAAACTGTAAATTTTTTACTACTCTTTTATCACTGACTTTATCTAATAATGCCCTTAGCTTATCCACATTCTTTTTCATTTCCGGACTCTCCTTTGAATTCTCCACCAATTCCTTTGTTTCAAGTGATGTCAAATGTGAATTTTCTGAAGACGCACTGTTTGTTCCAAGTGAGCTAGAAACCTTCAATGGGGAGTGATGTAGCTCCATGTAATTATTTTCAGTTCTACCActtgtttgtttaaataatttgGAATCTGATATTTCAGTTACTCTATCATTTTCACTTCTATCTAATTCAGATTCGCTACTGTTTGCACTTGTACTAATTTCTAATCCGTTATCAACCGTTTGAGATTTTATAGATTCTCTGGTTTCTTCTGAATCACTCATTCCTGTGAACTTAAATGCTGGAAATGATACACCTGGACCTGAATCACTAAGCCACGCGTCATCGCTTTCTGATGTCACTCTTTGTTTTGTATTCCCTACATTCGATTTACAACGTTTATGACTTCCATCTTTTCTTTCCTTGAGTTTCACATGTCTGTCGCTTATTTTCTCTGCCCCTTTTACTGATTTTAAGATGTCTTTAATCATATGTCTTACATTTACTGGTTTGTGTTTCTCATTCATCTTTTCATTACAGTCTAATTTAAATGCTCCATCATCGAGCATATCTTTCCAAGATTCTTTTTCTTGTCTCTTtgtgacagtttttattttcctGCTTGAGCAAGGTTTTCTTGTCGATTTCAATTTTTTAGGACTAGCTACCTTTCTCGATATGCtcttttcaagtacttttccatcTCTCAACCTTTTCAAAGACGTCCTTTTTGCGTTTTTATCAATGTCTTCAGAAGAGGAACTTCCTTTCACCTCTTGAGCTTCTGTCTGTTGAAGAGACAAGTCTAATGGCATCTCACTTTCATCTTCATCTAGATAACTAATGCTTTCTTGTTTAAACTGTTTCAATTTTAAGTAACTCATATTACCGTCATGTGTCAATACTGGTTCTTCTTCAGTTTCTTTCAAAAATGTATCGTCAGCCTCTGcttgttgtttcattttcttacTTTTACTCACATTCTGTTTAtcactttcttttttctttctttttgataTCTTTGTTTTCTGTTCAAGTTTTTGACTTGAAGCTTCTTGCAATGGCTGAAATGTTGCTAAAATAGAAACAATACCATCATGACTACTGAGATCTTCAATACTTGAACTAAGCTTTTCATCACAATTTACAAAAACTGACCTTTCAGATGGCTCAATATGCTTTATAGTATTATCAAGTTGGCCTTCTATTGCTCCATCCACTAACTGTGTATTTCCTTTCACTATTGCACATGGGAATTCACCATTTTGAACTGAATCTGATTTGCCTGTACTACTTACTGTGTTCAAACTGCTTTTTTTCCTTTTAgtgtttcttatttttgttttctcaggtagtctttttttacaaatattttttgttgtctgTGCACTTGGTTTCTTTTTGCTCTTTTCACCAGCATCACCTGGTCTTATTTCAATGTTATCTACAAATCCCTGCTGATCACTTACACTATTTGTCAATGATTTTGCTTCTAATTTTTCTTCTTTAGCGATCTTTGTAATTGACCTACCTCTGGGTTTCTTTAATTTCGTGAATTCCATTTCAACAACATTCTCTGGCAGACTAGGTTCATCCATTTGTCTAttcaatttttcagttttaagtTCATCTGCATTCGCAGACATCTTTGATTTTCTTTTTGCTATCTTTCCTCGATTATTTGATCTACTTCCAGCACCAGCTTGCTTTATCTTGTAACAATCACATTTACATATTGTTTGCAATACCTGTGCTTTATTCTTACTGCCTTTAATCTGatcaccaaaagtgatattttgttttcttttcctaCCTTTTGGCTTCTTTACTTCTGGAGGACTTGCCCTATCAACATTTTGAATTCTTTCATTGCTACCACTTTTTCTGACATCTAATGTAtccatttctagatttacatttACCTTGGGAGTATTCTGACCATCTCTGTGCCTACCTTTTCCTATTTTTTCAGAACATTTGTTCTTTATTCTACTTCCTGCAGCTGTTTTGTCTGACTGACATGTATTTaaatcttgttctttatttacaaTTGAAACCACACTATCAAAGATCTCATCTTTTCTTCTTTTACCCTTTTTAACTCCtagaatattttcatttgtaacatttacttGTTTGCCATTTTCAACACTTTCTTCTGCTACTGGTAACTCTAAAACTTTATTTCCTTTACTGCGTACAGTATTAGCACCTGAAGATTTCCGCCTGTTCTTTAATTTTCTGCCTGTAACActttcattattttcttcatGTAAAGTTTTCATGGAGGATGtatttcttttcttgtttgtAGTGTCAGTTGCTGCCTCTTTCAACTTTATCTGGAATAATTTTTCTAGGAATTCAATTTTCTTTTGGCTTTCAACATTCGAGTACGTGTCAGTGTTGTCATCAGCTTTGCACTCTGGCTTCATGCCAGTTTCATTTTCTTCCACAGAGTTCTTGatcattttactttctttttggTCCTGACCTGTCTTTAAACATGATTTCTTATTACCCTTACTTTTCCCTTGCTCTTTTAAAGTGTCTTTTATTTGTTTCACTTCTTTATTACCATTTACTCTCCTCtttcttacttttatttcttttactttgaCCGTAGATTGTACTTTGTCTAGTTCTTTTAATTTCTCATTATCAGGATGTTTTTCCAATGCTGTGTTTCCTTCAATGTGGAAAGTTTCATTTTCTTCCACAGAATTCTTGatcattttactttctttttggTCCTGACCTGTCTTTAAACATGATTTCTTATTACCCTTACTTTTCCCTTGCTCTTTTAAAGTGTCTTTTATTTGTTTCACTTCTTTATTACCATTTACTCTCCTCtttcttacttttatttcttttactttgaCCGTAGATTGTACTTTGTCTAGTTCTTTTAATTTCTCATTATCAGGATGTTTTTCCGATGCTGTGTTTCCTTCAATGTGGAAAGTTTCATTTTCCTCCACAGAATTCTTGatcattttactttctttttggTCCAGACCTGTCTTTAAACATGGTTTCTTATTACCCTTACTTTTCCCTTGCTCTTTTAAAGTGTCTTTTATTTGTTTCACTTCTTTATTACCATTTACTCTCCTCTTTCTTACTTTCATTTCTTTTACTTTGACCGTAGATTGTACTTTGTCTAGTTCTTTTAATTTCTCATTATCAGGATGTTTTTCCGATGCTGTGTTTCCTTCAATGTGGAAAGTTTCATTTTCTTCCACAGAATTCTTGatcattttactttctttttggTCCAGACCTGTCTTTAAACATGATTTCTTATTACCCTTACTTTTCCCTTGCTCTTTTAAAGTGACATTTCTTTGTTTCACTTCTTTATTACCATTTACTCTCGTCTTTCTTACTCTTACTTCTTTCACTTTCACAGTAGATTGTACTTCATCATCTTCTTTTATTTTCTCATTGTCAGGATGTTTTTCCAATGCTGTGTTTTCTTCAATGTGGAAGTCAACTTTCCGCTTATCCATATTAGTAGCTTTTGACTTCTGGGCTTCTTCCAGCTCAAAATCTTTGAATTCAACCTGTTTATAATTAAAAtccttgtaaaaatgcaaaatctgtCTATTACCTTTCCTCTTTTTACCAGCTGACTGTGCCTTTAACTCAGCTTCAGCTATAGCATTTTTCGtttttacagttttataattTATCTTCTTTCTATCTTCAACTTCacagaattttctttttctaacTTTCTGCTTTATCTGTTTcaattttccttctttttcacTTGAGTCATCACTAGAGTCAGGAAATGATGCCTGTATTGAAACTGAAGAGCTTGTTATTTCAGATTTCTCTTTTGAGAGATCAATAGACTGCTGAGCATTGGCAGAATTTTTAGAAGCATGGTTTGTCATAGAAAAGTAATTTGTCAAATCATCCTCGTCACTGGACTGCTCACTTCTATCATCATAGTTCTCTATATGTTCATAACCAGCATCTTCACTTTTTTTAATTGATAGACTTTGCTTTACATTTGCTTTGCTTTTCCTCTGAACTGGTTTGAATGTTTTCCAAAGGTTCTGAATGTGTGACTTTTGACTCTGAGCCTTATTTTCATTGGTTGTTATGCTGTTTTGCTGCTTATGCACATTTCTCTCTGGACTACTTTCGGTACTTTTGCACTGAACAAGCCCACCTGATTTAGTAACTTTCAAAACTATTGGAGACTCTGTCTCAAAATGTGCATTTAGAACATCTGCTTGGTTGGCTGCTGTAGCTGTGTTCTGATTTGGTGAAGAAAGATATTCATCAAATTTCTTAATATCAGTATCATCACTAATAATGTCTACCTCACTTGTTGAAAGAATGTCAAGTTTGCTTGGAGTCAGCAATTCTAATTTACTTGGTGTAAACATTTCAAGTTTGTTTGGTGTCAGTGGGTCTTGTTTACCTGGCGTAAGGAATTCAGATTTGTTGGGAGTCAATGGATCATGTTTACCTGATGTATTAAGAAATTCCAATTTAGAAGGTGTCAGCTGAGCAAGACTATCATCTTTAATAATCATTTCAGGATCAACTGCATTCAATGGAAATGCAACTAACTGACTGTCATCAAAATTAAAAGAGTCATCTTGATCATTATCACAATGCTCTAAGCTTGAATGTTCCTGATGATCACTTTTATTATGTTCATCATCTGAATATAATACTTCATCAACTACATTACGCTCAACATTTTCATACACTCTTGTCAATTTGTTATTAAT comes from the Mercenaria mercenaria strain notata unplaced genomic scaffold, MADL_Memer_1 contig_105, whole genome shotgun sequence genome and includes:
- the LOC128551391 gene encoding uncharacterized protein LOC128551391, producing MARYRKNETAEQSSDEEELFSYLKKVHTVKQATHETKEASPDAYTEKSRTSNPDDIRQVSQTSETTTDVVLDNTDVTSEKGMQNSDKSTDKTFDDSETNLIDVEQHIAAQSGENKHTYNTDEKSTVKLANSEHNFEQQIEINSCTESKAELNNLGNFTDSSSIEVVEEQKTEFIAKTKNSGLLKGKDTKADDGIVSKQNPESSRESDKYYLINEKDWLSLCAKLSSTDKQTNFKEEHEPSKTDALQAGNCDKQDVSSASLTKTKPLSVKGKSMFSAFKQYNPFTKATLRKADLEQKPHQASPQKVNVTTETKKLNINSEGQTKSPFGNELNKSNNESKTSEDPKTTASPKVEIVYIRLEDGQIKYDINKSPLATTASIEETNLQAVKKLDFSEHKQELAFENRPQGGQSRATHNLQNSSQENDNWYNFPNAIEENYMYEQSNPNTSFTRADNTHYDTGFKPGMQVRFVRINNKLTRVYENVERNVVDEVLYSDDEHNKSDHQEHSSLEHCDNDQDDSFNFDDSQLVAFPLNAVDPEMIIKDDSLAQLTPSKLEFLNTSGKHDPLTPNKSEFLTPGKQDPLTPNKLEMFTPSKLELLTPSKLDILSTSEVDIISDDTDIKKFDEYLSSPNQNTATAANQADVLNAHFETESPIVLKVTKSGGLVQCKSTESSPERNVHKQQNSITTNENKAQSQKSHIQNLWKTFKPVQRKSKANVKQSLSIKKSEDAGYEHIENYDDRSEQSSDEDDLTNYFSMTNHASKNSANAQQSIDLSKEKSEITSSSVSIQASFPDSSDDSSEKEGKLKQIKQKVRKRKFCEVEDRKKINYKTVKTKNAIAEAELKAQSAGKKRKGNRQILHFYKDFNYKQVEFKDFELEEAQKSKATNMDKRKVDFHIEENTALEKHPDNEKIKEDDEVQSTVKVKEVRVRKTRVNGNKEVKQRNVTLKEQGKSKGNKKSCLKTGLDQKESKMIKNSVEENETFHIEGNTASEKHPDNEKLKELDKVQSTVKVKEMKVRKRRVNGNKEVKQIKDTLKEQGKSKGNKKPCLKTGLDQKESKMIKNSVEENETFHIEGNTASEKHPDNEKLKELDKVQSTVKVKEIKVRKRRVNGNKEVKQIKDTLKEQGKSKGNKKSCLKTGQDQKESKMIKNSVEENETFHIEGNTALEKHPDNEKLKELDKVQSTVKVKEIKVRKRRVNGNKEVKQIKDTLKEQGKSKGNKKSCLKTGQDQKESKMIKNSVEENETGMKPECKADDNTDTYSNVESQKKIEFLEKLFQIKLKEAATDTTNKKRNTSSMKTLHEENNESVTGRKLKNRRKSSGANTVRSKGNKVLELPVAEESVENGKQVNVTNENILGVKKGKRRKDEIFDSVVSIVNKEQDLNTCQSDKTAAGSRIKNKCSEKIGKGRHRDGQNTPKVNVNLEMDTLDVRKSGSNERIQNVDRASPPEVKKPKGRKRKQNITFGDQIKGSKNKAQVLQTICKCDCYKIKQAGAGSRSNNRGKIAKRKSKMSANADELKTEKLNRQMDEPSLPENVVEMEFTKLKKPRGRSITKIAKEEKLEAKSLTNSVSDQQGFVDNIEIRPGDAGEKSKKKPSAQTTKNILKGNTQLVDGAIEGQLDNTIKHIEPSERSVFVNCDEKLSSSIEDLSSHDGIVSILATFQPLQEASSQKLEQKTKISKRKKKESDKQNVSKSKKMKQQAEADDTFLKETEEEPVLTHDGNMSYLKLKQFKQESISYLDEDESEMPLDLSLQQTEAQEVKGSSSSEDIDKNAKRTSLKRLRDGKVLEKSISRKVASPKKLKSTRKPCSSRKIKTVTKRQEKESWKDMLDDGAFKLDCNEKMNEKHKPVNVRHMIKDILKSVKGAEKISDRHVKLKERKDGSHKRCKSNVGNTKQRVTSESDDAWLSDSGPGVSFPAFKFTGMSDSEETRESIKSQTVDNGLEISTSANSSESELDRSENDRVTEISDSKLFKQTSGRTENNYMELHHSPLKVSSSLGTNSASSENSHLTSLETKELVENSKESPEMKKNVDKLRALLDKVSDKRVVKNLQFADTVSLSDTEH